A section of the Oryzias latipes chromosome 8, ASM223467v1 genome encodes:
- the LOC101159194 gene encoding transmembrane protease serine 9-like, whose protein sequence is MQSIEFPKDKPKQLLLDMVVDRWPCNLRDSARQMHPLLFTTLHGPDNPRNSEHKYGSTPLYSDCLILFSFFLIFIPESVAQLSDCGQANLNTRIVGGQDAPAGFWPWQVSLQTSAHFCGGSLINNQWVLTAAHCFKSGSASGVNVVLGLQSLQGSNPNRVSRTVTTLIVHPNYNSVTADNDIALLQLSSQVTFNNYITPVCLPSTNSTFYSGVNTWVTGWGNIGTGVSLPAPQTLQEVQVPIVGNRQCKCSYSSITDNMVCAGLLAGGKDSCQGDSGGPLVIKQNNRWIQAGVVSFGNGCALPHFPGVYTRVSQYQTWINTQITTNQPGFITFTSTGTDSDLSVSCPGVPPINTTATTITTTTTYVPPTTTTTTKPAAPTTYVSLIPTTIITTTTTVTHPTTTTKPTTTTTHSTTIKPTTTTTDSTTIKPTTITTHLTTTTTKTTTQPPFTTPKAVVCGQATLNSRVLSGSSVVTAGQWPWMASLQKNGQHVCGGTLIALDSVLSDANCFTSPPVASEWTVVLGRLKQNGSNPFEVSLDVTNITLSNQTGSNVAVLQLSTPPPLNNYIQPICLDNGRTFTVGTTCWAAGWSSGRGGNEQLMQEFQTSVLDCGTTSTSDSICTEIFTLEQGDSGGPLMCKLDGYWFQTVVLSSVNSTSRTKQATPMMVFEKVSNFQDFLLRTLGTFLSPPSTNTASTNTTNTTSNPLASSAREGTPFFFSFHLFIPFLCLLFFSHRS, encoded by the exons ATGCAAAGCATTGAGTTCCCCAAAGACAAGCCCAAACAGCTCCTATTAGACATGGTGGTGGACAG GTGGCCGTGCAACCTCAGGGACTCTGCAAGACAGATGCACCCGCTCCTCTTtacgaccctccatggaccAGACAACCCTAGAAACTCAGAGCACaagtacgggtcaacccccctgtac AGTGACtgtctgattttgttttctttctttctgatttTCATTCCAGAGAGTGTGGCACAGCTATCTG attGTGGTCAGGCAAATCTAAACACCAGGATTGTTGGAGGACAAGATGCTCCTGCAGGGTTCTGGCCTTGGCAGGTCAGTCTGCAGACATCTGCCCACTtctgtggaggatccctcatcAACAACCAGTGGGTGCTGACGGCAGCTCACTGCTTTAAAAG tGGCAGTGCatctggtgtgaacgtagttcTGGGTCTTCAGAGTCTGCAGGGATCAAACCCCAACAGAGTGTCTCGAACAGTAACGACTTTAATCGTTCATCCAAACTACAACTCAGTGACAGCAGATAACGACATCGCCCTCCTGCAGCTCTCCTCACAAGTAACCTTCAACAACTACATCACTCCGGTCTGTTTGCCTTCCACCAACAGCACCTTCTACAGCGGGGTCAACACCTGGGTCACCGGCTGGGGCAACATTGGAACTGGAG tCTCCCTTCCTGCcccacaaaccctccaggaAGTACAAGTACCGATTGTGGGAAACAGACAGTGTAAGTGCAGCTATAGCTCCATCACTGACAACATGGTGTGTGCCGGGTTACTGGCAGGAGGCAAAGACTCTTGTCAG GGAGACTCTGGAGGTCCGCTGGTGATTAAGCAGAACAACCGCTGGATCCAGGCAGGAGTTGTGAGTTTTGGAAATGGTTGTGCTCTACCTCATTTCCCAGGAGTCTACACCAGAGTGTCCCAGTACCAGACCTGGATCAACACCCAAATCACCACCAATCAGCCGGGCTTTATCACCTTCACCTCGACTGGAACTGACAGTGACCTCAGTGTGTCGTGTCCAGGAGTGCCACCAATTAATACTACTGCCACAACTATAACAACTACAACAACTTATGTACccccaacaactacaacaaccACTAAACCAGCTGCACCAACAACTTATGTATCTCTAATACCAACTACAATTATCACAACTACAACAACCGTGACACACCCAACAACTACCACTAAACCTACAACAACCACCACCCATTCAACAACCATCAAACCTACAACAACCACCACCGATTCAACAACCATTAAACCTACAACAATCACCACCCATTTGACAACCACTacaacaaaaactacaaccCAGCCACCATTCACCACACCCAAAG CTGTGGTTTGTGGACAGGCCACCCTGAATTCCCGTGTTTTAAGTGGAAGTTCAGTGGTAACTGCAGGTCAGTGGCCTTGGATGGCGAGTCTACAGAAAAACGGACAGCATGTGTGTGGAGGGACACTAATTGCTCTGGACTCAGTGCTTAGCGATGCTAACTGCTTCACAAG TCCTCCTGTGGCGTCTGAGTGGACGGTTGTGTTGGGTCGTCTGAAGCAGAATGGATCAAACCCCTTTGAGGTGTCACTGGATGTGACAAATATCACTCTGAGCAACCAGACAGGGTCCAATGTTGCTGTGCTGCAACTCTCCACCCCGCCCCCCCTGAATAATTACATCCAGCCCATCTGTCTGGACAACGGAAGAACTTTTACTGTGGGAACAACATGCTGGGCTGCAGGCTGGAGTTCTGGACGTGGAGGAA ATGAGCAACTTATGCAGGAGTTCCAGACGTCTGTGTTAGACTGTGGGACAACTTCTACAAGTGACAGCATTTGTACAGAAATATTTACACTGGAGCAG GGTGACTCTGGAGGTCCGCTCATGTGTAAGCTGGATGGGTATTGGTTCCAGACGGTTGTGCTGTCATCTGTGAACAGCACATCCAGGACAAAGCAAGCTACACCCATGATGGTTTTTGAAAAAGTGTCCAACTTTCAGGACTTCCTTTTGCGCACACTGGGGACATTTTTGAGTCCACCCTCCACCAATACAGCTAGCACCAACACCACCAACACCACTTCAAATCCTCTGGCTTCAAGCGCCAGAGAGGGAACTCCCTTTTTCTTCAGCTTCCACCTCTTTATCCCCTTTTTATGTCTGCTGTTCTTCTCACATAGAAGTTGA